The genomic DNA GCGGTGCACTGAAACACATAGAGATCCTGTTTGCGCTCACGAGCCCCGGCCATCGCCAGGGTGGTTTTCCCGATTCCCGGCTGACCGGTGATGCGGGGCGAGAGGGGCAAGTCGCGTTCGTCAATGACGAGCCAGCAGGCCAGCAGTTGTTTCAGGATTTCGCGATTCCCGATCCATTCCTGACCCATGGTCATGGGTTGAGCCAGGTGCAGGGTGATGCCCTCAATGGAAATGACTCGAGACGAGGCCGGTTGTGCGCCTGATGCCATAGTCTTTCGTGCCGGTGATTCGCTAGAATGGAAAGAATGAAACCCTCTTCGAACGGTAGCATAGGCGCGGGGAGAGGGTCAAACACCTGCCTGGCCCATTTCACTTTGACTTTCGCTGCCTTGGACCGTATTCTACCCACTTTCTCAGGCTGCGAATCGGCAGCACATGCGCCACGAAATTCTCGTTGGGACGTGCATGGATGCCTCCCAGCGAGAGGGTGAACGAAGGAGCTATATGATGAGCGAAGGACAGGGACGGATGAGACGCGGGATCGTAGTTCCCATCGGTCTGCTGATACTGGGCAGCCTGGGGTTGAGCGGTTGTGTCATGTCGGAAAAATATGAAGCGGAGAAGGCGCGCAGTCTCAACTTCCAGCGGCTTCTCGCGCAGGAAGAAAAACGCAGTGCCGAGTTGGATGCGGAAGTGAAGCGCGGCAAGCGCGAACTCAGCGAGTACGAAGCCCGTAACCGCGAACTCGGCGCGCAGGTCGAGGCGGTGCGCCAGCAGGCGGCTCAGATCCAGGAAGAAGCGCAGGCGATGAAGGAGGCCAGCCTGTTGGAGAAGCGGGCGCATGAGGATATGAAGCGCCTGACGACCATTCCGAAGGCCCAAAAAGCCGCGCCGAAGAAAGACTTTGCGGCGGCCGTGGATGAGGCGCTCAAGACGGACGTCCCGTCGGATCTCAGCCTGGAGCCGTCCACCAGCCCGACCAAGGATGCGTTCGGGCGCGGCGATGCGATGGAGAGTGCTGGTGCGACCTCCGCAGCGGCGGCCGGGACGACCCATACGGTCCGGCCCGGTGAAACGTTATACCGCATCGGACAAAAATACCATGTCGCGCCGGAGCAATTGCGCAAGTGGAACAATTTGAAAGATAACACCGTCAACGTGGGGCAAAAGCTGATCGTCAGCCAGCCGTAACGCGCGCATCCGGATCATCTGTATGGCAGCCAAGCGACAGTATTCACTAACCCTGGACGAGTTCCGAGGCCTGGCGACGGAAGGCAACCTGATTCCGTTATACCGGGAGATTCTGGCGGACTACGAGACGCCGGTGTCGGCGTTTGCCAAGATCGACCAGGGTCCGACCGCCTATCTGCTGGAGAGTGTGGCCGGTGGAGAAAATTGGGCGCGCTACTCCTTTCTGGGAAGCGGCTCCTCGGCTGTCATCCGTGAAGAGAAGGGTGACTTGATCCTGACTCGCGGGAAGAAACGCCTGAAGATTCAGAGCCGGGGAAACCCGCTGGAACGTGTGCGTGAGTTGATGGAGGAATATCGGCCGGTGACGGTGCCCGGCCTGCCCCGGTTTGTCGGCGGCGCAGTCGGGTACTTGAGTTATGACGTGGTGCGGACCTTCGAAGAGCTGCCGTCTCTCCGTAGAGATAGTCTCGGGATGCCGG from Nitrospiraceae bacterium includes the following:
- a CDS encoding LysM peptidoglycan-binding domain-containing protein — translated: MMSEGQGRMRRGIVVPIGLLILGSLGLSGCVMSEKYEAEKARSLNFQRLLAQEEKRSAELDAEVKRGKRELSEYEARNRELGAQVEAVRQQAAQIQEEAQAMKEASLLEKRAHEDMKRLTTIPKAQKAAPKKDFAAAVDEALKTDVPSDLSLEPSTSPTKDAFGRGDAMESAGATSAAAAGTTHTVRPGETLYRIGQKYHVAPEQLRKWNNLKDNTVNVGQKLIVSQP